The Leptospirales bacterium genome includes a region encoding these proteins:
- the dinB gene encoding DNA polymerase IV, with product MKTCFENQAAINLIYFKQRAKSALQSRINSRSPARTILHVDMDAFYASIEELDQPSLRGKPVVVGADPRGGRGRGVVSTANYEARRYGIHSAMPISRAYLLCPQAEFLPPRFDRYVALSTQIMQILQRFSPELEPLSIDEAFLDCTASVVALGPGLAIARAIKQAVHSETGLTASVGVAANKFVAKVASDLEKPDGLVLCAAGEEAAFLAALPIRKLWGVGPRTAERLQAAGIHTIGALASANPEALRCALKNQAPRLQALARGEDSRAVDSSRVRKSISEETTFVTDQLDPATVVQALRFTADQATRRLRKEGLQARTIHLKLRYSNFETLLRSHTFDEPIDTFETVFSCALQLLRRCADDQRAKRLVGVGLSSLTPRGQEKDGQLLLPTQEEKGNEVRRDELFDWMIARFGKHVSRASLIPPRKDD from the coding sequence GTGAAGACTTGTTTCGAAAACCAGGCGGCGATCAACCTGATCTATTTCAAGCAACGGGCGAAGAGCGCTTTGCAGTCCAGGATTAACAGCAGGTCGCCAGCGCGAACCATTTTGCATGTCGATATGGACGCCTTTTATGCTTCCATTGAGGAGCTCGACCAGCCATCTCTTCGCGGAAAGCCCGTCGTTGTCGGCGCCGATCCAAGAGGAGGGCGCGGGCGCGGCGTCGTCTCTACCGCGAACTACGAAGCTCGCCGCTATGGAATTCATTCAGCAATGCCTATCTCACGCGCTTATTTGCTCTGCCCGCAGGCAGAATTCTTGCCCCCCCGTTTTGATCGCTATGTCGCTCTATCAACACAAATCATGCAGATCCTGCAACGCTTCTCGCCAGAACTCGAACCCTTGAGTATCGACGAAGCCTTCCTGGATTGCACCGCCAGCGTTGTCGCATTGGGACCGGGACTCGCTATTGCCCGCGCTATCAAGCAAGCCGTCCATTCTGAAACTGGCCTCACCGCCAGCGTCGGCGTAGCGGCCAACAAGTTTGTCGCAAAGGTCGCCTCTGACCTCGAGAAACCGGACGGCCTTGTGCTATGCGCGGCCGGAGAAGAGGCGGCCTTTCTAGCGGCCCTGCCCATTCGAAAGCTGTGGGGAGTTGGACCGCGTACAGCGGAACGGTTGCAGGCGGCCGGAATCCACACGATTGGCGCACTGGCCTCCGCAAATCCTGAAGCGCTGCGCTGCGCCCTGAAGAATCAAGCGCCACGATTGCAAGCCCTGGCCAGGGGCGAGGACAGTCGCGCCGTCGACAGTTCCAGAGTTCGCAAGTCCATAAGCGAAGAGACTACATTTGTAACAGATCAACTTGATCCAGCAACTGTCGTGCAGGCGCTGCGCTTCACCGCTGATCAGGCTACCCGCCGTCTCCGAAAGGAAGGATTGCAAGCGCGTACCATTCATCTCAAGCTGCGCTACAGCAATTTCGAGACGCTACTTCGCAGCCACACCTTCGATGAGCCCATCGATACCTTTGAAACCGTATTCTCCTGCGCGCTACAGCTCTTGCGGCGTTGCGCCGACGATCAACGAGCGAAAAGATTGGTTGGCGTCGGTCTGAGTTCGCTTACGCCCCGAGGACAGGAAAAAGACGGCCAGCTGCTACTGCCGACGCAAGAGGAAAAAGGGAACGAGGTGCGCCGCGATGAGCTCTTCGACTGGATGATTGCCCGCTTTGGCAAGCACGTCAGCAGGGCTTCGCTAATTCCACCGAGAAAAGATGATTGA